The Alphaproteobacteria bacterium nucleotide sequence TTCCTTCTACCCAACCCTAACGACTACTCGATAATCTTGGCGACGACGCCGGCGCCGACCGTGCGGCCACCCTCGCGGATGGCGAAACGCAGGCCTTCGTCCATGGCGATGGGGGCGA carries:
- a CDS encoding elongation factor Tu produces the protein APIAMDEGLRFAIREGGRTVGAGVVAKIIE